In one window of Streptomyces griseus subsp. griseus DNA:
- a CDS encoding endonuclease/exonuclease/phosphatase family protein, with protein MSPRRRIRLPHLLLTAALLGALPGSPPAAASTASARAVPLRVATYNIHAGAGMDNVFDLDRQTAELRSLGADVIGLQEVDRHWGSRSEWRDLARELAGRLGMYVFFAPIYSLDPAEPGGPRAEFGVAVLSRYRIVSAENHEITRLSTQDPSPVPAPTPGFGEVVVRVEGRPVHVYVTHLDHRPDPVVRTAQVADTRRIMAEDRGPKILLGDFNAEPGAPELAPLWKELTDADPGAPTFPAQDPVKRIDYVAVSKGAAQVRRVWVPESVASDHRAVVADLVLRGR; from the coding sequence ATGTCCCCGCGTCGCCGCATCCGCCTCCCGCACCTCCTCCTCACCGCCGCCCTGCTGGGCGCGTTACCCGGATCGCCCCCGGCCGCCGCCTCGACGGCGTCCGCCCGTGCCGTGCCGCTGCGGGTCGCCACGTACAACATCCATGCCGGTGCGGGCATGGACAACGTCTTCGATCTCGACCGGCAGACCGCCGAACTCCGTTCGCTGGGCGCCGATGTGATCGGCCTCCAGGAGGTCGACCGGCACTGGGGGTCGCGCAGCGAGTGGCGCGATCTGGCGCGGGAGCTGGCCGGGCGGCTGGGCATGTACGTGTTCTTCGCCCCGATCTACAGCCTGGACCCGGCCGAACCGGGCGGGCCGCGGGCGGAGTTCGGGGTGGCGGTGCTGTCCCGGTACCGGATCGTGAGCGCCGAGAACCACGAGATCACCCGGCTCTCGACCCAGGACCCGAGCCCGGTCCCCGCCCCGACTCCGGGGTTCGGCGAGGTGGTCGTACGGGTGGAGGGGCGGCCCGTGCATGTGTACGTGACCCACCTCGACCACCGCCCGGACCCCGTCGTACGCACCGCCCAGGTCGCCGACACCCGGCGGATCATGGCCGAGGACCGGGGCCCCAAGATCCTGCTCGGCGACTTCAACGCGGAACCCGGCGCCCCGGAACTGGCCCCGCTCTGGAAGGAGCTGACGGACGCCGACCCGGGGGCGCCGACCTTCCCGGCGCAGGACCCGGTCAAGCGGATCGACTACGTGGCGGTGTCGAAGGGGGCGGCCCAGGTGCGGCGGGTGTGGGTGCCGGAGAGCGTCGCCTCGGACCACCGGGCGGTGGTGGCGGATCTGGTGCTGCGGGGGCGGTGA
- a CDS encoding sensor histidine kinase, protein MRGLRRPWTLRTRLVVSAVSLIAVVAAVIGSVTAIAFHSYMYGKLDDQLHSVAVRAERPPGPGPVPEALRDAGPLGFVGGGGQPLGTFGALLDTDGDIAASKVVEDSGLRSQESAKPLTEAQQRALEAGAPATGEDARSVDLPGLGGYRVEAATTTEGHTVLVGIPTAEVSGALTTLIVVEVCVTAAGLIAASLAGTVLVGVALRPLRRVAATATRVAELPLHSGEVAPLERVPDAEADPRTEVGQVGAALNRMLGHVGSALAARQESETRVRQFVADASHELRTPLASIRGYAELTRRATGRATGAMGRATGRETERAKECDAAASEPVIRHALGRIESEADRMTGLVEDLLLLARLDAGRPLSYESTDLLPLVVDAVSDARAADADATAGPDALHHWRLELPDEPVTVRADPARLQQVLVNLLANARTHTPPGTTVTLSVRPPAQVAAPQQSVQQSVQESVRQLVQPSVRADEPVMLEVRDDGPGIPAELLPHVFERFARGDASRTRGAVGGGSGGSTGLGLAIVQAVVSAHGGRVRVDSAPGRTVFAVELPAEAAPYEHSQGRDRLTTPV, encoded by the coding sequence ATGAGGGGGCTGCGGCGGCCATGGACCCTGCGGACCCGGCTCGTGGTGTCCGCCGTCTCCCTGATCGCGGTCGTCGCGGCCGTCATCGGGTCCGTCACGGCGATCGCCTTCCACAGCTACATGTACGGCAAACTCGACGACCAGCTCCACTCCGTCGCCGTACGGGCGGAGCGGCCGCCGGGTCCCGGGCCGGTGCCCGAGGCCCTGCGGGACGCCGGACCGCTCGGCTTCGTCGGCGGCGGCGGGCAGCCGCTCGGCACGTTCGGGGCCCTTCTCGACACCGACGGGGACATCGCCGCGTCGAAGGTCGTCGAGGACAGCGGGCTGCGCTCCCAGGAGAGCGCGAAGCCGTTGACCGAGGCCCAGCAGCGGGCCCTGGAGGCCGGTGCTCCGGCCACCGGTGAGGACGCCCGGAGCGTCGATCTGCCGGGGCTCGGCGGCTATCGCGTGGAGGCCGCCACCACCACCGAGGGCCACACCGTCCTCGTCGGCATCCCCACCGCCGAGGTGAGCGGCGCGCTCACCACCCTCATCGTCGTCGAGGTCTGCGTCACCGCCGCCGGGCTCATCGCCGCCTCCCTCGCGGGCACCGTCCTCGTCGGCGTCGCCCTGCGCCCGCTGCGCCGGGTCGCCGCCACCGCCACCCGGGTCGCCGAACTCCCGCTCCACAGCGGTGAGGTGGCCCCCCTCGAACGCGTCCCGGACGCCGAGGCCGACCCCCGTACCGAGGTCGGGCAGGTCGGCGCGGCGCTCAACCGGATGCTGGGGCACGTCGGTTCGGCGCTGGCGGCCCGGCAGGAGAGCGAGACGCGGGTACGGCAGTTCGTCGCCGACGCCAGCCATGAGCTGCGCACCCCGCTGGCCTCGATCCGCGGGTACGCCGAGCTCACCCGGCGCGCGACGGGGCGGGCGACGGGAGCGATGGGACGGGCGACGGGACGGGAGACGGAGCGGGCGAAGGAGTGCGATGCGGCGGCGTCCGAACCCGTCATCCGGCACGCGCTGGGGCGGATCGAGTCGGAGGCGGACCGGATGACCGGGCTGGTGGAGGACCTGCTGCTGCTCGCCCGCCTCGATGCCGGACGCCCGCTCTCGTACGAGAGCACCGATCTCCTGCCGTTGGTCGTGGACGCGGTCAGCGACGCCCGGGCCGCCGACGCCGACGCCACCGCCGGGCCCGACGCCCTTCACCACTGGCGGCTGGAACTGCCCGATGAACCCGTGACCGTACGCGCCGATCCCGCCCGGCTCCAGCAGGTGCTGGTCAACCTGCTGGCCAACGCCCGCACCCACACCCCGCCGGGCACCACCGTCACGCTCTCCGTGCGGCCACCCGCACAGGTGGCCGCACCGCAGCAGTCCGTACAGCAGTCCGTACAGGAGTCCGTACGGCAGTTGGTACAACCGTCCGTACGCGCCGATGAGCCGGTCATGCTGGAGGTGCGGGACGACGGGCCGGGCATCCCGGCGGAGCTGCTGCCGCATGTCTTCGAGCGGTTCGCGCGCGGCGACGCCTCGCGTACCCGTGGGGCCGTCGGCGGCGGCTCCGGCGGCTCCACCGGCCTCGGTCTCGCCATCGTGCAGGCCGTCGTCTCCGCGCACGGCGGGCGCGTACGGGTGGACTCGGCGCCCGGCCGGACGGTCTTCGCGGTCGAGTTGCCGGCCGAAGCAGCCCCGTACGAGCACTCACAGGGCAGGGACAGGCTCACCACACCGGTGTGA
- a CDS encoding MFS transporter codes for MTAPAAPRPDLAPQAHPQRWLILGVICLAQLTVLLDNTVLNVAIPSLTTELKASTADVQWMINAYSLVQSGLLLTAGSSADRYGRKKMLVVGLALFGIGSLAAGLAQSSGQLIAARAGMGIGGALLITTTLAVVVQIFDDSERVRAIGLWATVNSLGFAAGPLVGGVVLNHFWWGAIFLINIPVALIGLVAVVRLVPEFKNPSGERPDLLGALLSTIGMTAVVFAIISGPEHGWVSGRVVTTALIGVVVLAGFVLWELHIPYPMLDMHFFRNQKFIGAVAGAILVAFGMGGSLFLLTQHLQFVLGYGPLEAGLRTAPMALTVVALNLTGLGARLVRRMGTPATIAAGMSALAAGLAAVAVLGRDGYTGMLLGLVVMGAGISLAMPAMANAIMSAIPPAKAGVGAGVNGTLAEFGNGLGVAVLGAVLNIRFAALVPAAVGAASLPAALAAADGPGERAAIKDAFASGLEASQLVGAVAVLAGGLLAALLLRRAERTEAAAAERTEAAADGGESAGERTETEEEAAAGKPGTAA; via the coding sequence ATGACGGCGCCCGCCGCTCCGCGACCCGACCTCGCCCCCCAGGCGCACCCGCAGCGCTGGCTGATCCTCGGCGTCATCTGCCTCGCCCAGCTCACCGTGCTCCTGGACAACACCGTCCTCAACGTCGCGATCCCCTCCCTCACCACCGAGCTGAAGGCCTCCACCGCCGACGTGCAGTGGATGATCAACGCCTACTCGCTCGTCCAGTCCGGCCTGCTGCTCACCGCGGGCAGCTCCGCCGACCGGTATGGGCGGAAGAAGATGCTGGTCGTGGGGCTCGCCCTGTTCGGCATCGGCTCGCTGGCGGCCGGGCTCGCCCAGTCCTCCGGCCAGCTCATCGCGGCCCGGGCCGGGATGGGGATCGGCGGCGCGCTGCTGATCACCACCACCCTCGCCGTCGTCGTCCAGATCTTCGACGACTCCGAGCGGGTCCGGGCGATCGGCCTCTGGGCGACCGTCAACTCCCTCGGGTTCGCCGCGGGGCCGCTCGTCGGCGGGGTCGTGCTCAACCACTTCTGGTGGGGCGCGATCTTCCTCATCAACATCCCGGTCGCGCTGATCGGGCTGGTCGCCGTCGTCCGGCTGGTACCGGAGTTCAAGAACCCGAGCGGGGAGCGGCCCGACCTGCTCGGCGCGCTGCTCTCGACCATCGGGATGACGGCGGTCGTGTTCGCGATCATCTCCGGGCCCGAACACGGCTGGGTGTCGGGCCGGGTGGTGACGACGGCGCTCATCGGGGTCGTGGTCCTCGCCGGGTTCGTCCTGTGGGAGCTGCACATCCCGTATCCGATGCTGGACATGCACTTCTTCCGGAACCAGAAGTTCATCGGCGCGGTGGCGGGCGCGATCCTGGTTGCCTTCGGCATGGGCGGCTCCCTCTTTCTGCTCACGCAGCACCTTCAGTTCGTGCTCGGGTACGGGCCGTTGGAGGCGGGTCTGCGTACGGCGCCGATGGCGCTCACCGTGGTCGCCCTCAATCTGACGGGCCTGGGCGCCCGGCTCGTCCGGAGGATGGGGACGCCCGCCACGATCGCGGCGGGGATGAGCGCGCTGGCGGCCGGTCTCGCGGCCGTCGCGGTGCTGGGGCGCGACGGGTACACCGGGATGCTGCTCGGCCTGGTCGTGATGGGCGCGGGCATCTCGCTCGCGATGCCCGCGATGGCCAACGCCATCATGAGCGCCATCCCGCCGGCGAAGGCCGGGGTGGGCGCCGGGGTCAACGGCACGCTCGCGGAGTTCGGCAACGGGCTCGGGGTGGCGGTGCTCGGCGCGGTCCTGAACATCCGGTTCGCCGCCCTCGTACCGGCCGCCGTGGGCGCCGCGTCCCTGCCGGCCGCACTGGCCGCCGCCGACGGCCCGGGTGAGCGCGCGGCGATCAAGGACGCCTTCGCGTCCGGCCTGGAGGCCAGCCAGCTGGTCGGCGCGGTCGCGGTGCTGGCGGGCGGCCTGCTCGCGGCGCTGCTGCTGCGCCGGGCGGAACGGACGGAGGCAGCGGCGGCGGAACGTACAGAGGCTGCGGCGGACGGTGGGGAGTCGGCGGGCGAGCGTACGGAGACGGAGGAGGAGGCGGCGGCCGGGAAGCCGGGGACGGCGGCATAG
- a CDS encoding TetR/AcrR family transcriptional regulator, which produces MVSASDRAASPARTSVWLDQRPPSRTRRTDSPAGLDRNRITEASVRLLDAEGLAKFSMRRLAAELDVTAMSLYWYVDTKDDLLELALDSVYAEITPPREDADWRDRLRELARNYRELIVRHIWISPLAGTFLNIGPNSMLFSYAVQDVIRATGLPLGRQTGALSAVFQFVYGFGTVEGHFKARCDATGLTQDEYHRHVMGTIRAQPHLRAIVESSDDLMAARGGDTVEEMRERDFVFALDLLIAGIEAMRAGADSPTAAAQ; this is translated from the coding sequence ATGGTGTCCGCGTCCGACCGTGCGGCGAGCCCCGCGCGGACCAGCGTGTGGCTCGACCAGCGGCCCCCTTCACGCACCCGCAGGACCGATTCCCCGGCGGGCCTCGACCGGAACAGGATCACCGAGGCGTCGGTGCGGCTGCTGGACGCCGAGGGACTCGCCAAGTTCTCCATGCGCCGGCTCGCCGCCGAACTGGACGTCACCGCGATGTCCCTCTACTGGTACGTCGACACCAAGGACGACCTCCTGGAGCTGGCGCTGGACTCGGTCTACGCGGAGATCACCCCGCCGCGCGAGGACGCCGACTGGCGGGACCGGTTGCGCGAACTCGCCCGCAACTACCGCGAACTGATCGTCCGCCACATCTGGATCTCCCCGCTCGCCGGGACCTTCCTCAACATCGGCCCGAACTCGATGCTGTTCTCGTACGCCGTCCAGGACGTCATCCGGGCAACCGGCCTGCCCCTGGGACGGCAGACGGGCGCGCTCTCGGCGGTCTTCCAGTTCGTGTACGGATTCGGCACCGTGGAGGGCCACTTCAAGGCGCGGTGCGACGCGACGGGGCTCACCCAGGACGAGTACCACCGGCACGTGATGGGCACGATCCGGGCCCAGCCGCATCTGCGGGCGATCGTCGAGTCCTCCGACGACCTGATGGCGGCAAGGGGCGGCGACACGGTCGAGGAGATGCGCGAGCGGGACTTCGTCTTCGCGCTGGACCTGCTGA
- a CDS encoding ArnT family glycosyltransferase, with product MTATTAAAPPIPVPAPPERTDGPRWARPALYGLLLAVGLAYFSNLSASGYANSFYSAAVQAGSQSWKALFFGSLDAANAITVDKPPAALWPMALSVRLFGLNSWALLAPQVLMGVATAAVLNTAVRRRFGPVAGLIAVGVFALTPVAALMFRFNNPDALLALLMTVTVWCVLRALEEGRTTWLLWAGAAVGLAFLTKTLQAFLILPPLAVLYAVCAPVPVRKRLGQLALSTLTMVVAGGWWVAIVELMPASSRPYVGGSQNNSFLDLTFGYNGLGRLNGEETGSVGGGGGGRGGGGGGWGETGIGRMFNSEVGGQIAWLLPAALILLVAGLWLTRKAARTDSARAAFLAWGGALVMTAAVFSFMAGIFHQYYTVALAPYIAALVAMGVAVLWEERGGWWPRAVLAVAAATTVVWAYALLGRTPEYLPWLRWAVLVGGLVGAAGLLVVGRFGGRGLVLAVVGLSCAASLAGPTAYTVSTLNSGHQGSIVTAGPSGGGGMGGPGGRGGPGGPGGGDGGGQRGGTRPPGGQAPGQGQFPGQAQDGQQGAAPGGTAPGGTASGGTAPGGNGTAPGTSAGTGTGTGFGFGEGVRGGGGGGMGGLLNGASVSTEAKALLKKDADAYTWTAAAVGAQNAAGYQLATGHPVMAIGGFNGSDPSPTLAQFKKYVEEGRIHYFVSGGTGGGGMGGGGGNGTSSQISSWVTENFTEVTVGGATFYDLTQPVG from the coding sequence ATGACCGCGACCACCGCCGCCGCACCTCCGATCCCGGTCCCCGCGCCGCCCGAACGCACCGACGGCCCCCGCTGGGCACGCCCCGCGCTGTACGGGCTCCTCCTGGCCGTCGGGCTCGCGTACTTCTCCAACCTCAGCGCCTCCGGTTACGCCAACTCCTTCTACTCCGCCGCCGTCCAGGCGGGCAGCCAGAGCTGGAAGGCGCTCTTCTTCGGCTCGCTGGACGCCGCCAACGCCATCACCGTCGACAAGCCCCCGGCCGCCCTCTGGCCGATGGCCCTGTCGGTGCGGCTCTTCGGGCTCAACTCCTGGGCGCTCCTGGCCCCTCAGGTCCTGATGGGCGTCGCCACGGCCGCCGTACTGAACACCGCCGTACGCCGTCGCTTCGGGCCGGTCGCCGGACTGATCGCGGTCGGCGTGTTCGCGCTGACGCCGGTCGCCGCGCTGATGTTCCGCTTCAACAACCCGGACGCGTTGCTCGCCCTGCTGATGACCGTCACCGTGTGGTGCGTGCTGCGGGCGCTTGAGGAGGGGCGGACGACGTGGCTGCTCTGGGCGGGGGCCGCGGTCGGGTTGGCGTTTCTGACGAAGACCTTGCAGGCGTTCCTGATCCTGCCGCCGCTGGCCGTGCTGTACGCGGTGTGCGCGCCCGTTCCCGTACGGAAGCGGCTCGGCCAACTCGCCTTGTCCACCCTGACGATGGTCGTCGCCGGGGGGTGGTGGGTGGCGATCGTGGAGCTGATGCCCGCGTCCTCGCGGCCGTACGTCGGCGGCTCGCAGAACAACTCGTTCCTGGATCTCACCTTCGGCTACAACGGGCTCGGCCGGCTCAACGGTGAGGAGACCGGGAGCGTCGGTGGTGGGGGCGGCGGCCGTGGGGGCGGTGGTGGTGGCTGGGGTGAGACCGGCATCGGGCGGATGTTCAACTCCGAGGTGGGCGGCCAGATCGCCTGGCTGCTGCCCGCCGCGCTGATCCTGCTGGTGGCCGGTCTCTGGCTGACCCGGAAGGCGGCCCGGACCGATTCCGCGCGGGCCGCGTTCCTGGCGTGGGGCGGGGCGCTGGTCATGACGGCTGCGGTGTTCAGCTTCATGGCGGGGATCTTCCACCAGTACTACACGGTGGCCCTCGCCCCGTACATCGCCGCGCTCGTCGCCATGGGGGTGGCGGTGCTGTGGGAGGAGCGGGGTGGCTGGTGGCCGAGGGCGGTGCTCGCGGTGGCCGCTGCCACGACGGTGGTCTGGGCGTACGCCCTGCTGGGGCGGACCCCGGAGTACCTGCCGTGGCTGCGGTGGGCGGTGCTCGTGGGCGGGCTCGTGGGGGCGGCCGGGCTGCTGGTCGTGGGACGGTTCGGCGGGCGGGGGCTGGTCCTCGCGGTGGTGGGGCTCAGCTGCGCGGCGTCGCTGGCGGGTCCGACGGCGTACACCGTCAGCACCCTGAACTCCGGGCACCAGGGGTCGATCGTGACCGCCGGGCCGTCGGGTGGCGGCGGTATGGGCGGGCCCGGGGGCCGGGGTGGTCCCGGGGGGCCTGGTGGCGGTGACGGCGGTGGGCAGCGCGGGGGGACGCGGCCGCCCGGCGGGCAGGCCCCCGGTCAGGGGCAGTTCCCGGGGCAGGCCCAGGATGGTCAGCAGGGCGCTGCGCCCGGCGGAACGGCCCCCGGAGGGACCGCGTCCGGCGGAACGGCCCCCGGCGGCAACGGAACCGCGCCCGGCACAAGCGCTGGGACCGGGACCGGGACCGGATTCGGTTTCGGCGAGGGCGTGAGGGGCGGCGGAGGTGGAGGGATGGGCGGGCTGCTCAACGGCGCGTCCGTCTCCACCGAGGCGAAGGCGCTCCTGAAGAAGGATGCCGACGCCTACACCTGGACCGCCGCAGCCGTCGGCGCGCAGAACGCGGCCGGCTACCAGCTCGCCACCGGCCACCCGGTGATGGCCATCGGCGGGTTCAACGGCAGCGACCCCTCCCCGACGCTCGCCCAGTTCAAGAAGTACGTCGAGGAAGGGAGGATCCACTACTTCGTGTCGGGCGGAACGGGCGGCGGGGGAATGGGAGGCGGCGGAGGCAACGGGACCTCGTCCCAGATCTCCTCCTGGGTGACGGAGAACTTCACCGAGGTCACCGTCGGCGGCGCCACCTTCTACGACCTGACGCAGCCGGTCGGTTGA